In Planococcus versutus, the DNA window GCATCGTATTAAACGGCACTACTGTTAACGGATGAAACTCTTCTGTCCACAGTTGTGCTTTGTCGTGCATGACGCGTGCATAGCCCAGTTCTGCCAAAGTCTCCACTTCTTGCAATTGACTCATTGGCACCCAGCCGGGGTAGCCACGCTCATCTTTTTGACACGGTTGCCAAAGCGCAATAATTTTTGCCCAGCCGTCAACCACTTCATCAATCAAAACCGGTTCGCCGTAAAGAAGCTGTGTTTGGATGCGGTTCCCATCGACCAAGTCTTGCGTATCGTCTCGGCTCATTTCTTGTAGCCATTTATTGATGTTTGGGTTTTCTGCAATGCCATCTGCATCGATTGGACGCACTTTTTCAGGTGCCGTCCAAACAGTTGCAACAGGTACACTACATACCCATGCCGTAGATTCGGTCTGCAACAAATCCTTCACTCCGTTTCTTTTGAATTATTGAACACCCGGAAGAATCGTCAAGGTTTTTGCATCTCCATCTAGTCGAGCAAGAGCACCTAAAGGAACGGAGAAATGCGGTTCGCAATGTCCAATTTTAAAGCCTTTGACTATCGGAATTTTTAATCCGCTGAAATAATCAGCCAATACTTGTTCTAGCGAAAACGAAGGCTTGCGTTTATTTGGCTCAGCGTTTTTAAAGTCACCAATCACAATTCCCGCAGCTTCATCGAATTTGCGTGCCATGCGTAAATGATTGAGGATTTCGTCCACTTCAGCCGGCTCTTCATCGATATCTTCGATCAATAAAATCTTGCCCTTTACGTCTAGATCAAACTTCGTACCAATCGCGCTACGAATCAACGATAAATTTCCGCCAACTAGCTGGCCTTGTGCCACTCCGCTCACGATGGTTTCGAGTGGTGACACTTCCTCGGTGTAATGCAGTTCAAACGGTTCGAACAATTGGCCAAACATGCGACGGCTGCGCTCGTGAAATTCAGGTTTGCCTACATCTGAAGCAAGCATTGACCCGTGGAACGTCACCATTTC includes these proteins:
- a CDS encoding S66 peptidase family protein encodes the protein MRTLPKRLKKGDTVGVISPSSPPDQENLKKALPFLEELGLNVKLGKSVYEEKGYLAGTDKERLADLHAMFRDPEIAGIFCAGGGYGAARYADQIDYAMIKENPKVFWGYSDITFLHTALGEYAEMVTFHGSMLASDVGKPEFHERSRRMFGQLFEPFELHYTEEVSPLETIVSGVAQGQLVGGNLSLIRSAIGTKFDLDVKGKILLIEDIDEEPAEVDEILNHLRMARKFDEAAGIVIGDFKNAEPNKRKPSFSLEQVLADYFSGLKIPIVKGFKIGHCEPHFSVPLGALARLDGDAKTLTILPGVQ